One Ogataea parapolymorpha DL-1 chromosome VI, whole genome shotgun sequence DNA window includes the following coding sequences:
- a CDS encoding Protein ARV1, which translates to MSMICVECSTPIQTLYEKYKGDHIRLTICANCHKVADRYIEFDKVLLFIDLMLLKPQAYRHTIYNQSLNYGADIEDGKGDLQSQKRTFFQRHGPFLRLLVLMLLFEVYLTWAYEEKNYLENIYRTSLINRIVLELPRIMSQYSFFLTKAVLDTVVLHLSLQFFIYKVLEFGYPITVEFENHASLSSSKALSPNELPRLTRSASSSSSTSSSPTNIQRVHFSRDYFISIISSTILLSNLIKLFPIVMLIWPYDIFILNITANMVQIIHLVILIEAIHIVLLQNQNNHYWKISLIVFTSHVIKLVVTRLLIMSVFRLMYHLSFKTLILDEMHQLQLKLELVTELFKYLGL; encoded by the coding sequence TTGAGCATGATTTGTGTGGAGTGCTCTACACCCATTCAGACTCTTTATGAGAAATATAAGGGAGACCATATTCGATTGACGATATGTGCCAACTGTCACAAGGTTGCAGACCGATATATCGAATTTGATAAGGTGCTGTTATTCATTGATCTCATGCTTTTGAAACCTCAGGCCTACAGACACACGATCTACAACCAATCGCTGAACTACGGAGCAGATATTGAAGATGGAAAAGGAGATTTGCAAAGCCAGAAACGAACTTTTTTCCAACGACATGGCCCATTCTTGCGCCTGTTGGTGCTTATGCTTCTATTCGAGGTCTATTTGACCTGGGCCTACGAGGAAAAGAATTATTTGGAAAACATATACAGAACGTCATTGATCAATCGGATTGTCTTGGAATTACCAAGAATCATGTCACAGTATTCGTTTTTTTTAACAAAGGCCGTTCTCGATACCGTTGTTCTGCATTTGTCGCTTCAATTCTTCATCTACAAAGTCCTTGAATTTGGATACCCAATTACAGTCGAATTTGAAAATCATGCGTCTCTGTCGTCTTCCAAAGCTTTGTCTCCGAATGAATTGCCTCGATTAACAAGGTCTGcatcctcctcttcgtctACATCATCAAGCCCCACGAATATTCAAAGAGTCCACTTTTCCAGAGATTATTTCATTAGCATCATTTCCTCAACCattcttctttccaacCTTATCAAGCTCTTCCCGATTGTGATGCTTATCTGGCCATACGATATATTTATCCTCAATATCACAGCGAACATGGTACAAATCATACATCTTGTCATCCTTATTGAAGCCATCCACATCGTATTACTACAAAATCAGAACAACCACTATTGGaaaatctccttgatcGTCTTTACGAGCCATGTCATCAAGCTTGTTGTCACCAGACTTTTGATTATGTCAGTCTTCCGCCTCATGTACCACCTATCATTTAAAACACTTATACTGGATGAAATGCATCAACTCCAATTGAAGCTGGAGTTGGTGACTGAATTGTTCAAATATCTCGGTCTTTGA
- a CDS encoding DNA topoisomerase 3, with translation MRVLCVAEKPAIAKAVAFILGGGRVSTRETKVGWIKNYDFDFNFPQFGSCQVTMTAVTGHITTIDFPENYGWGKCEHSSLFDAPVLTKYTDKNSMNIAKNITDEASRSNVLMIWTDCDREGEYIGYEIMEQARKKNPSINLETTQRAHFSHLERSHVIRAACNTTKLDQKAIDAVLTRMELDLRTGSSFTRLLTDLFRRNFRYDNVVSYGGCQFPTLGFVVDRYKRIKNFVPEDFWYLNLTFKKKNDKAKGTTSATWTRGHLFDRFAALCIYQNCIEMDGNEATVVSLDTKPTSNWAPLPLTTVEMQKDCARFFKFSAKQTLTIAEKLYNSGFISYPRTETDRFPKNMDLKKLIQSQTQSQTWGQYAQMLLNDGSKFRQPREGSHDDKAHPPIHPVIFTSGESLNANERKLYEYVVRRFLGCCSKDATGLRTSLTLKWGTETFTTSGLIVKELNYLEVYVYNSWESSKSKIPEVQAGDKVTLASAQLSTGKTSPPSPLTEPELIALMDINGIGTDATIAEHIEKIIERSYVTKEDQGRGKSKSKVLIPTELGYALAEGFSQIGFDSMSLTKPFLRKNLEVKLKAICEGSIQREQVLQEIGSMYREAFALTSRSSRLLADSYRTVTASNA, from the coding sequence ATGAGGGTTCTATGTGTTGCCGAGAAACCTGCCATCGCGAAAGCAGTGGCTTTCATACTTGGAGGGGGGCGTGTATCTACGCGAGAAACAAAGGTAGGATGGATCAAAAACTACGATTTCGACTTCAATTTCCCGCAATTCGGAAGTTGTCAGGTTACCATGACCGCAGTGACTGGCCACATTACCACGATAGATTTCCCTGAGAATTACGGTTGGGGAAAATGCGAGCACTCGAGTCTATTTGATGCACCTGTTCTCACGAAATACACAGACAAAAATTCCATGaacattgccaaaaatATCACTGATGAAGCTTCACGATCTAATGTGTTGATGATTTGGACAGATTGCGATCGGGAGGGAGAGTATATTGGATACGAAATTATGGAGCAAGCACGAAAGAAAAACCCGAGCATTAACTTGGAGACCACTCAACGAGCACATTTCTCCCATCTTGAACGGTCGCACGTGATTCGGGCTGCGTGCAATACCACGAAATTAGATCAAAAGGCGATCGACGCCGTGCTGACACGTATGGAACTTGATTTACGTACAGGATCCAGCTTCACGCGGCTTCTCACGGATTTGTTCAGACGAAATTTTAGATATGACAACGTTGTGTCTTATGGTGGGTGTCAGTTTCCTACCCTCGGTTTTGTGGTTGACCGTTACAAACGAATCAAGAACTTTGTGCCGGAGGATTTCTGGTATTTGAACCTCactttcaaaaagaagaatgACAAAGCCAAAGGAACAACATCGGCCACATGGACTAGAGGCCATTTATTCGATAGATTCGCGGCCCTATGCATATATCAAAATTGTATCGAGATGGATGGTAATGAGGCAACAGTGGTATCGCTCGACACGAAACCAACCTCAAACTGGGCTCCTTTGCCACTTACCACCGTCGAGATGCAGAAAGACTGTGCtagatttttcaaattcagCGCAAAGCAAACGCTCACCATTGCAGAAAAGCTGTACAATTCTGGATTTATTTCTTATCCCAGGACCGAAACCGACCGATTTCCCAAGAACATGGATCTCAAAAAACTGATCCAATCGCAAACACAGTCTCAAACATGGGGTCAGTATGCCCAAATGTTGTTAAACGACGGTAGCAAATTCAGGCAGCCGAGAGAGGGCTCCCACGACGACAAAGCACACCCTCCTATTCATCCTGTTATTTTCACGAGTGGAGAGTCATTGAACGCAAACGAGCGAAAGCTTTACGAATACGTGGTGCGACGATTTTTGGGATGTTGCTCTAAAGATGCCACCGGATTGAGAACTAGTTTGACTCTCAAATGGGGGACAGAAACTTTCACGACTTCGGGACTCATTGTTAAAGAACTCAATTACTTGGAAGTATATGTCTACAATTCGTGGGAGTCATCCAAGTCCAAGATTCCGGAAGTTCAGGCCGGGGATAAGGTTACCCTAGCCTCTGCACAGTTATCCACAGGGAAAACATCACCTCCTAGTCCTCTCACCGAGCCAGAATTGATTGCGCTGATGGATATCAACGGAATTGGCACCGATGCCACAATCGCCGAGCATATTGAAAAGATTATAGAGCGCTCATATGTCACCAAAGAAGATCAGGGCCGCGGAAAGTCCAAGTCCAAGGTTCTCATTCCAACAGAGCTCGGTTATGCCTTGGCAGAAGGGTTCAGCCAAATCGGCTTTGATAGCATGTCCTTGACTAAACCTTTCTTGCGCAAAAATCTAGAGGTCAAACTGAAAGCAATTTGCGAGGGATCTATTCAAAGAGAGCAGGTGCTTCAGGAAATAGGGTCAATGTATCGCGAAGCATTCGCTTTGACCAGCCGCAGCTCACGTCTTCTGGCGGACAGTTATCGAACTGTGACGGCCAGCAACGCTTAG
- a CDS encoding 2-dehydropantoate 2-reductase (Ketopantoate reductase) (KPA reductase) (KPR): MTRNAFLLGSDLNFKFLAAQAKQTLNPQAFNVQLLFNNSRLFRRFTEAGSTIKYINKMTPGNPVAKELQFKAFENLPDTTGLNIDDLIVCMNTLKLEEQILPYASRISKDTNLLFVNPPLGAIQAALDHLWPRSSDTRPNVFQAVTTHVLSSSSNFDVNHIKAGKLLISAYPSKQSFESFASSQSTFFPADTVVPSVVKGLLDNRILQATYCPLKDVYQVQVETTVADCCLNALGRLLNFDLGSLGYTESVERIVSDIVDECIQVLQSTSHYRVLHRYDPSMTRLLKKERLMVLIKELVEQHGFNHQQSIPGYATSYIVNSAKQQRQATPVNSMLNNLLVSKRELEHRESELPFVK, translated from the coding sequence ATGACAAGAAACGCGTTTTTGTTAGGCTCGGACTTGAATTTTAAGTTCTTAGCAGCCCAAGCAAAGCAAACGTTGAATCCGCAGGCATTTAATGTTCAGCTGCTTTTCAACAATTCACGGCTGTTCAGGCGATTTACCGAGGCAGGATCTACAATAAAGTATATTAACAAAATGACTCCAGGTAATCCTGTAGCCAAAGAACTTCAATTCAAGGCATTTGAAAATCTTCCCGACACAACTGGTTTGAATATTGACGATTTGATAGTATGCATGAACACGCTAAAACTAGAAGAACAGATTCTTCCGTACGCCAGCAGGATCTCTAAGGATACGAATTTATTATTTGTGAATCCACCATTGGGAGCAATACAGGCAGCTTTGGATCATTTGTGGCCTCGTAGCTCTGATACCAGGCCAAACGTGTTTCAAGCTGTCACCACGCACgttttgtccagctcgtcaaatTTTGATGTGAATCATATAAAAGCAGGAAAATTACTGATCTCCGCATATCCATCCAAGCAAAGTTTTGAAAGCTTTGCCAGCTCACAGTCTACCTTCTTTCCTGCCGACACAGTTGTCCCTTCTGTAGTGAAAGGGTTATTGGATAATCGCATACTCCAAGCAACGTATTGCCCTTTAAAGGACGTTTACCAGGTACAGGTTGAAACAACAGTCGCAGATTGTTGTCTAAATGCATTGGGCCGGCTCCTGAATTTTGATCTAGGCTCGCTGGGCTACACAGAGTCGGTTGAGCGTATCGTTTCCGACATTGTCGATGAATGCATACAAGTTTTACAATCCACAAGCCATTATCGTGTATTGCATCGATACGACCCGTCAATGACGcggctgctcaaaaaggaaCGGTTAATGGTGctcatcaaggagctggttGAACAGCACGGCTTCAATCACCAGCAGTCAATTCCTGGTTATGCAACCAGCTATATTGTCAACTCAGCTAAGCAACAGCGCCAAGCAACCCCCGTCAATAGCATGTTGAATAATCTGCTCGTATCCAAGCGCGAACTGGAACACCGAGAAAGTGAGCTACCATTTGTCAAATAA
- a CDS encoding Acyl-CoA desaturase 1, whose translation MSALDSVDLSTANAVAAGTNKPAKRIVAYGIGGKLMGTKSMTDVTAEELSKDSVAMMLAKDRELKNKYLKQKHISEQPWTWENWHRHINWLNFILVLAVPLAGLISTKWVPLKLHTFVTAVILYCFGGLSITAGYHRHWAHRAYDCRLPVKIFFALFGASAVEGSIKMWGHQHRVHHRYTDTPRDPYDAKRGFWYSHMGWMLLVPNPRYKARADISDLLDDWVVRVQHRHYLLLMVVMAFLFPAVLTHYLFNDFWGGFIYAGLLRAVFIQQATFCVNSLAHWIGEQPFDDRRTPRDHILTALVTFGEGYHNFHHEFPSDYRNALKWYQYDPTKVVIYLLSKVGLAYNLKRFSQNAIDQGILQQQQKKLDRMRAKLNWGPQLSELPVWDKSTFFEKAKEQKGLVIISGIVHDCSNFLTEHPGGQALLKTSFGKDATMAFNGGVYAHSNAAHNLLATMRVAVIRDGGANGDTFDAQLRYLASKENKKE comes from the coding sequence ATGTCAGCACTGGATTCTGTGGACCTATCCACTGCTAATGCTGTGGCTGCAGGTACCAACAAGCCTGCCAAGAGAATAGTGGCTTATGGCATTGGAGGAAAGTTGATGGGAACCAAGTCTATGACAGATGTCACAGCTGAAGAGCTGAGCAAAGATTCGGTGGCAATGATGCTTGCTAAAGACAGGGAGCTAAAGAATAAATATCTGAAGCAGAAACATATCAGCGAACAGCCATGGACTTGGGAGAACTGGCACCGTCACATCAATTGGCTCAACTTCATCTTGGTGCTTGCTGTTCCACTAGCAGGACTGATCTCCACCAAATGGGTTCCTTTGAAGCTTCACACTTTTGTGACCGCAGTCATACTGTACTGCTTTGGTGGTCTCTCCATCACCGCTGGATATCACAGACACTGGGCTCACAGAGCCTATGATTGCAGATTGCCTGTGAAAATCTTTTTCGCCCTCTTTGGAGCTTCTGCTGTTGAAGGATCCATCAAGATGTGGGGACATCAGCACAGGGTTCACCACAGATACACAGACACGCCAAGAGATCCATACGATGCGAAGAGGGGTTTCTGGTATTCTCATATGGGATGGATGCTTTTGGTGCCAAACCCAAGATACAAGGCAAGAGCCGACATTAGCGATTTGCTCGATGACTGGGTTGTCAGAGTTCAGCATAGACACTACTTGTTGCTCATGGTGGTCATGGCATTCCTATTCCCCGCCGTCCTGACTCACTATCTATTCAATGACTTCTGGGGTGGATTTATCTACGCTGGATTGCTAAGAGCCGTGTTCATTCAGCAGGCAACCTTCTGTGTGAACTCGCTTGCCCATTGGATTGGAGAACAACCATTTGACGACAGAAGAACTCCAAGAGACCACATTCTGACCGCTCTCGTCACCTTTGGAGAAGGATACCATAACTTCCACCACGAATTCCCATCAGATTACAGAAACGCACTGAAATGGTACCAATATGATCCAACCAAGGTGGTTATCTACCTTCTCTCCAAGGTTGGACTTGCATATAACCTGAAGAGATTTTCGCAAAACGCTATTGACCAGGGTATCTTACAACAGCAAcagaagaagctggataGAATGAGAGCCAAGCTTAACTGGGGTCCACAGCTTAGTGAGCTGCCAGTGTGGGATAAGTCCACATTCTTTGAGAAGGCCAAAGAACAAAAAGGACTGGTTATTATTTCGGGCATTGTGCATGACTGCTCCAACTTCCTTACGGAGCACCCGGGCGGACAAGCTCTCCTTAAAACCTCCTTTGGTAAAGATGCTACAATGGCCTTCAATGGAGGTGTGTATGCCCACTCGAACGCTGCTCACAACTTGTTGGCTACTATGAGAGTTGCTGTCATCAGGGATGGCGGAGCTAATGGAGACACCTTCGACGCGCAATTGCGGTATCTCGCCAGcaaggaaaacaaaaagGAGTAG
- a CDS encoding Vacuolar protein sorting-associated protein 64 yields MSTKVSNATTDIQRTDQPVYQRKRSASKTQSNYNSVNNSALYSGSSLSGQPEPHESDPQPPRLQKFAHVVKFVSPDQSPSEFVKILNVPLAPESLKIGRQNVPKITNKITDGYFDSRVLSRNHAELFIKDNKLYIRDLKSSNGTFINDEKLEPHKEYELKLGDKLDLGTTLESQVAHKKITCKVVELTYMSLEDYENVISQTLSKGDQESKKLELFNSSLDALIFSDVIEEQEDLVLESLMDEVAQVEKKETPKKKEEDKIVTNLNIKQSAKLDDVVRKLIISINNEYIQQQRLREISKFMKNYTQYTPKAFALGQSDSDERVKDLEEELISLREQLAVARASETDAAVAVKEKEEAHSKVLKELENAKCRLGSVLDELEKEKTMKMQAQKEIYSLGLKVEELTRQLESSKEVSPLPTEPLPRAETPKLEDEMHNQKPDDIQTNVEKPLTVQRQSHTIPIFVASTMMIALTIALLFKYDPTIVSWTSN; encoded by the coding sequence ATGTCTACCAAGGTCAGCAATGCCACGACAGATATACAACGGACGGACCAGCCTGTGTACCAGAGGAAGCGTTCGGCTTCCAAGACACAAAGCAATTACAACTCTGTGAATAATAGTGCCTTATATTCAGGGTCGTCGCTTTCAGGTCAGCCTGAGCCCCACGAGAGTGATCCACAGCCTCCACGCTTGCAGAAATTTGCCCACGTTGTAAAGTTTGTGTCTCCTGATCAATCACCGTCAGAATTTGTCAAGATCTTGAATGTTCCCCTCGCGCCGGAGTCTCTCAAGATTGGCCGTCAGAATGTGCCCAAAATCACAAATAAAATAACAGATGGGTACTTTGACTCGCGTGTTCTTTCTAGAAATCATGCTGAGCTGTTTATCAAGGATAACAAACTGTACATTAGAGATCTAAAGTCGTCCAATGGAACATTCATTAATGATGAGAAACTAGAGCCACACAAGGAATATGAGCTGAAACTAGGCGACAAGTTAGACCTCGGAACCACGCTAGAGTCCCAAGTGGCACACAAGAAGATCACATGCAAGGTGGTGGAATTGACATACATGAGCCTAGAGGATTATGAAAATGTCATCAGCCAAACTTTGAGTAAAGGCGATCAAGAAAGCAAGAAATTAGAGCTATTTAACAGTTCATTAGATGCTctgattttcagcgacGTAATAGAGGAGCAAGAAGATTTAGTGCTGGAATCACTTATGGATGAAGTCGCCCAAgttgaaaagaaagagacaccgaagaagaaagaggaggacaAAATCGTGACTAACTTGAATATCAAGCAGTCAGCCAAGCTCGATGATGTGGTACGAAAACTCATCATATCGATTAATAACGAGTACATACAACAGCAGAGGCTTCGAGAGATTTCAAAGTTCATGAAGAATTATACACAGTATACTCCAAAAGCTTTTGCTTTGGGACAAAGTGACTCAGATGAGCGCGTTAAGGATTTAGAGGAGGAGTTGATAAGCCTAAGAGAGCAGCTAGCAGTTGCTCGTGCCAGTGAAACAGATGCCGCAGTGGCagtcaaggaaaaagaggaagcTCATTCAAAAGTGCTGAAAGAATTGGAAAACGCTAAGTGCAGACTCGGTTCGGTTCTAGACGAATtagagaaagagaaaacCATGAAAATGCAGGCGCAAAAGGAAATATATTCTTTAGGGCTCAAGGTGGAAGAATTGACGCGACAATTAGAGAGTTCCAAAGAGGTGTCTCCGTTGCCGACTGAGCCTTTGCCCCGAGCTGAAACGCCGAAACTTGAGGATGAAATGCATAATCAGAAACCCGATGATATACAGACAAACGTCGAAAAGCCGCTTACCGTGCAACGTCAATCCCATACTATTCCAATATTTGTTGCCTCTACAATGATGATCGCCCTGACCATTGCATTATTATTTAAGTATGATCCCACTATTGTTTCGTGGACCTCAAACTAA
- a CDS encoding Mitochondrial nuclease, translated as MEFVSVYDRQKRNPYYVVEHITPESLKRDASGGGDRKNSVFKEDEQIPMKFRGFLRDYFRSGYDRGHQAPAADAKFSQVAMDETFYLTNMSPQVGAGFNRDYWAHFEDFVRRLTTGYGSVRVVTGPLYLPKKDPVDGKYKVTYEVIGNPPNIAVPTHFFKLIVAEKSFKRSPNSDDIAVAAFVMPNAVIPNEVPLTSFEVPVDALERSSGLEFLKMVPDNKKKQLCKEFSCNIIVREFNDTVKALPSE; from the coding sequence ATGGAATTCGTCTCGGTGTACGACCGTCAGAAAAGAAATCCATATTACGTCGTGGAACATATCACTCCCGAGTCATTGAAGCGTGATGCTTCGGGGGGAGGGGACCGTAAGAACTCTGTGTTCAAAGAAGATGAGCAAATTCCAATGAAGTTTCGCGGATTTCTGCGAGATTACTTCAGATCAGGGTACGACAGAGGACATCAAGCTCCTGCTGCGGACGCCAAATTTTCCCAAGTAGCCATGGACGAAACGTTCTACCTCACAAACATGTCTCCCCAGGTAGGAGCCGGTTTCAACAGAGACTACTGGGCACACTTTGAGGATTTCGTGAGAAGACTAACTACTGGCTACGGTTCTGTCAGAGTCGTTACTGGCCCGTTGTACCTTCCTAAAAAAGACCCTGTTGACGGAAAATACAAGGTCACGTACGAGGTTATTGGCAATCCACCAAATATTGCTGTTCCCACGcactttttcaagctgatcGTGGCAGAAAAGTCGTTTAAAAGAAGTCCCAACTCTGACGATATTGCAGTTGCGGCCTTCGTGATGCCCAATGCTGTCATCCCTAATGAGGTTCCTCTCACTTCTTTTGAAGTGCCTGTTGATGCACTAGAGCGCTCTTCGGGCCTGGAATTCCTGAAAATGGTGCCTGATaacaagaaaaaacaactGTGCAAAGAATTTAGCTGTAACATTATCGTGCGAGAGTTCAACGATACCGTCAAAGCTCTACCATCTGAATAA
- a CDS encoding putative secreted protein codes for MLSFKTLCATAFALTAVSAAPQADPFAFANAIGLPVAAEATYACHASCGYAILAARQCSPTGSEDANYNSTCLCASDSQFLSYVPACLDCGWCLWSDYGSFLTSALAECHTNTQPTGTTCAPSTAQAAATSSVAAAASEVSSSSAAASSTQAAAAASTSAAASTEATTSAAAAATSSSEAASSSAHVHSHAAESTSAVESTSAAHSHAAESSSAAHSHAVESSSAAHVHSHAAESSSAAHSHAAGSSSAASNSSGHISTFSGAGAKLAVGAGAGIVGLAALLM; via the coding sequence ATGCTCTCGTTTAAAACTCTTTGCGCTACAGCTTTCGCTCTTACTGCCGTTTCTGCTGCCCCTCAGGCTGACCCATTTGCTTTTGCTAATGCAATCGGACTTCCAGTTGCAGCAGAGGCAACTTACGCTTGTCATGCCTCTTGTGGTTACGCTATTTTAGCTGCTCGTCAATGTTCCCCAACTGGCTCCGAGGACGCTAACTACAACTCCACCTGTCTGTGTGCTTCCGACAGTCAATTCTTGTCCTACGTCCCAGCCTGCCTTGACTGTGGATGGTGTCTGTGGAGTGACTACGGATCCTTCTTGACCTCTGCTTTGGCTGAATGTCACACCAACACCCAGCCAACTGGTACTACTTGTGCCCCAAGCACTGCTCAAGCCGCTGCTACCTCttctgttgctgctgcagccaGTGAAgtctcttcttcgtcggctgctgcttcttcaACTCAggctgccgctgctgcttccacttctgctgctgcctcgACTGAGGCCACTACttccgctgctgctgctgctactTCTTCCTCTGAGGCTGCTAGCTCATCTGCCCATGTTCATAGCCATGCTGCTGAGTCCACCTCCGCTGTTGAGTCCACTTCCGCTGCTCACTCCCATGCTGCTGAGTCGAGCTCCGCTGCTCATTCCCATGCTGTCGAATCCAGCTCCGCTGCTCATGTTCATTCCCATGCCGCCGAATCCAGCTCCGCTGCTCACAGccacgctgctggatctAGCTCCGCTGCATCCAACTCTAGTGGACATATCTCCACTTTCTCGGGAGCTGGTGCTAAACTCGCCGTTGGAGCCGGAGCCGGTATTGTCGGTCTTGCAGCTCTGCTTATgtaa
- a CDS encoding Dephospho-CoA kinase CAB5, producing the protein MLVLGLTGGIASGKSTVSKRLQEEHHITVIDADKIARQIVEPGRPAYKKIVRYFGDKITDLILPDGTLNRSALGAYVFQNKGELQVLNKITHGQVRKEMLWLMLCSWLKLESIVVLDVPLLFEAGMDIICGTIISVVCEPKIQLERLMERNPELSRAECEKRIASQMSNDDKIKRSDYVLDNNNSVEELNEKIDSVIRKVQPSLWVTLLEYIPFIGALFAIKSVARRWWTHYEIRRQSKTD; encoded by the coding sequence atgCTTGTTCTAGGACTAACTGGAGGTATAGCTAGCGGAAAATCCACTGTGTCCAAACGCTTGCAAGAAGAGCATCACATAACTGTCATCGATGCCGACAAGATTGCTCGCCAAATAGTGGAGCCTGGACGGCCTGCGTATAAGAAAATAGTGCGATATTTTGGTGATAAGATTACTGACTTAATCTTGCCAGATGGTACCTTGAACAGATCTGCTCTTGGAGCATATGTGTTTCAAAACAAAGGCGAATTGCAGGTTTTAAACAAGATCACACATGGACAAGTGCGCAAAGAAATGCTTTGGCTGATGCTGTGCAGCTGGCTTAAATTGGAGTCAATCGTGGTTCTTGACGTGCCGCTGCTTTTCGAAGCAGGTATGGATATTATTTGTGGCACGATAATAAGTGTGGTCTGCGAGCCGAAGATACAATTGGAACGGCTGATGGAGCGTAATCCGGAACTCAGCCGTGCGGAGTGTGAAAAACGAATCGCGAGCCAGATGTCGAACGATGACAAGATCAAGCGATCTGATTACGTACTAGACAATAACAATAGTGTtgaggagctcaacgagaagATTGATAGCGTGATACGCAAAGTGCAGCCTTCTTTATGGGTGACCCTGTTAGAGTATATTCCATTTATTGGGGCGTTGTTTGCAATTAAAAGTGTTGCACGAAGATGGTGGACACACTACGAGATCCGTCGACAATCAAAAACTGACTGA
- a CDS encoding Transcriptional regulatory protein UME6 → MSFFETVMDTESIDRPGTGDVSIDLAAHMVKTPLMSLDLNNINVHANDAKGQSVIIPLNDGNAFRPDSRQTNSSGNFQPNLNSAFDPKFLDMYTTNSPKEVISPTRLLYKSSNSTPRLIPAISMLTPSGYSDVFKQSPLKVYSRSDPPQSASRMMFPRSLYDDVELSNAWLGRDTPNGDTTENMLSDGHAFGNMNDSHFYIQSSLPGSREANRVPSDSSYSKEKSKNRFGVEAISSLPSSRPVSESFKIPTFNIPADLKYEEKDFDFSMDYRQDKKVKTATFPTVSNTIKETFGPLLLGEQPVKKKRGRKPGSTNKKRKEAAAKDDKNKKKKLKVRFPKKRKTTLSDIDPAVHFQFGNDDDFLGHDDFDLADIDSHKPHASGGPEDMQDRMKRIRNRAPRSKNGCWTCRLRRKRCPEQRPVCSECVRLGLECDGYSSERPAFMRNANAAKGKMEEIKIITLAKKKRGSKQRYEREQRLSAGSPSDPLKPPS, encoded by the coding sequence ATGAgcttttttgaaactgTCATGGATACCGAGAGCATTGACCGTCCAGGTACGGGAGATGTCTCGATTGATCTGGCTGCTCATATGGTCAAGACTCCGCTTATGTCTCTGGACCTGAATAACATCAACGTCCATGCCAATGACGCAAAAGGCCAGTCAGTTATAATTCCGCTCAATGATGGCAACGCTTTTCGTCCAGACTCACGTCAAACTAATTCGTCAGGGAACTTCCAACCGAATCTCAATTCTGCATTTGATCCCAAATTTCTCGATATGTATACTACAAATTCGCCCAAAGAAGTGATATCACCAACACGATTGCTATACAAAAGTTCAAATAGCACACCAAGGCTAATTCCTGCAATCTCAATGCTTACACCGAGCGGTTATAGTGATGTATTCAAGCAGTCACCCCTCAAGGTGTATTCTAGATCGGATCCACCTCAATCGGCTTCCAGAATGATGTTCCCACGCTCCTTGTATGATGATGTTGAATTGTCCAACGCTTGGCTTGGGAGGGATACCCCGAACGGCGATACTACAGAAAACATGCTTTCGGATGGACATGCATTTGGCAATATGAATGATTCCCATTTTTACATTCAATCCTCGTTGCCTGGTTCACGAGAAGCTAACAGGGTACCAAGTGATTCATCTTACTCGAaagaaaaatcaaaaaacagATTTGGTGTGGAAGCGATCAGTTCCCTTCCCTCCTCAAGACCTGTGTCAGAGAGTTTCAAAATACCGACTTTCAATATACCAGCAGACCTGAAGTACGAAGAGAAAGATTTTGATTTTAGCATGGATTACAGACAAGACAAAAAGGTCAAAACAGCTACTTTTCCGACAGTGTCGAACACGATCAAAGAAACTTTTGGTCCACTACTTTTAGGGGAACAACCTgtgaagaagaaaagaggaagaaagCCAGGATCCACCAACAAAAAACGTAAGGAAGCCGCCGCAAAAGACGACAAAAATaagaagaagaaactgAAAGTTAGATTTCCcaaaaaaagaaagacTACGCTATCCGACATAGATCCTGCTGTTCACTTTCAATTTGGGAATGATGATGACTTTCTTGGGCACGACGATTTTGATCTTGCCGACATTGACTCGCACAAACCACATGCCTCTGGCGGGCCAGAGGATATGCAAGATCGGATGAAGAGAATAAGGAATCGTGCGCCTCGATCTAAGAACGGTTGTTGGACTTGCCGACTAAGAAGAAAACGATGCCCTGAGCAGAGACCAGTTTGTTCTGAGTGCGTGAGGTTAGGTCTTGAATGTGATGGTTACTCCTCTGAGCGGCCTGCTTTCATGCGGAATGCAAATGCTGCAAAAGGTAAGATGGAAGAGATTAAAATTATAACGCTagccaagaaaaaacgTGGTTCGAAACAAAGGTACGAACGCGAACAACGCTTGTCTGCAGGCTCTCCCAGCGATCCGCTAAAACCACCTAGTTAA